The following are encoded together in the Gordonia insulae genome:
- a CDS encoding serine hydrolase gives MTVVSVAAVGLLAVGCTSSSSDSGPASSSASPTAQAEPQNPDAAVAQDLPPDAVNAAVGKLDGLVESLMDSTKIPGMAVAVVHGGKTVYAKGFGVAEIGTDRKVDPDTVFPLASMSKPIGSTVLAKLVTDKVVEWDTPVAANLPGFALSDLYVTENVTIGDMYAHRSGLPDHAGDKLEDLGYDRQQILNRLRYLPLDPFRITYNYTNYGVTAAAESAARKAGSDWETLSENTLYGPLGMTHTSSRFSDFTAEPDRVVGHVKVDGNWVKTPAQRDPDPQAPAGGVSSSVNDLTHWLAMLLADGTYNGKQIVGADALLPAVTPEMISSPSGSPDARAGFYGYGFNVSVTEGARTQYSHAGAFSMGAGTNFLVMPSADVAIVALSNAAPIGAVDALTGEFADIVQFGDVRHEWRTLYGDAYAAMAKPSGSLVGQQPPANSTPAQPLSAYTGTYQNDLYGPAVVRDDNGKLVLAMGPGGKTTRELTHWDGNTYTFTLRNENAELGSISKVTFDNTGVGSAASGSGPASSRMTIEYYDDETSNGEFVRQGP, from the coding sequence ATGACCGTCGTCTCCGTCGCCGCTGTCGGACTGCTGGCGGTCGGGTGTACCTCCTCGTCGTCCGACTCCGGGCCGGCGTCCTCGTCAGCATCTCCGACGGCGCAGGCCGAACCCCAGAACCCGGACGCTGCCGTGGCCCAGGACCTTCCGCCCGACGCGGTGAACGCCGCGGTCGGCAAACTCGACGGCCTCGTCGAATCGCTGATGGACTCCACCAAGATCCCGGGGATGGCGGTGGCGGTCGTACACGGCGGTAAGACGGTGTATGCCAAAGGCTTCGGTGTCGCCGAGATCGGCACCGACCGAAAGGTGGACCCGGACACGGTGTTCCCGCTGGCGTCGATGTCCAAGCCGATCGGCTCCACGGTGCTGGCCAAGCTGGTCACCGACAAGGTGGTCGAGTGGGACACCCCGGTCGCCGCGAACCTCCCGGGGTTCGCGCTCTCCGATCTCTATGTCACCGAGAACGTCACCATCGGGGACATGTACGCGCATCGGTCCGGGTTGCCCGATCACGCGGGGGACAAGCTCGAGGATCTGGGCTACGACCGTCAGCAGATCCTGAACCGACTCCGCTACCTGCCCCTCGACCCGTTCCGGATCACCTACAACTACACCAACTACGGTGTCACCGCGGCGGCGGAATCCGCTGCCCGCAAAGCGGGCTCGGACTGGGAGACGTTGTCGGAGAACACTCTCTACGGGCCGCTCGGCATGACGCACACGAGCTCCCGGTTCAGCGACTTCACCGCCGAACCCGATCGGGTGGTGGGCCACGTCAAGGTCGACGGCAACTGGGTGAAGACGCCGGCGCAGCGTGACCCCGACCCGCAGGCGCCTGCAGGTGGCGTGTCGTCGTCGGTGAACGACCTCACCCACTGGCTGGCGATGCTGCTCGCGGACGGCACCTACAACGGCAAGCAGATCGTCGGTGCGGATGCGCTGTTGCCCGCGGTGACCCCGGAGATGATCTCGTCGCCGTCCGGTTCGCCGGATGCGCGGGCCGGCTTCTACGGATACGGGTTCAACGTGTCGGTCACCGAGGGCGCCCGTACGCAGTACAGCCACGCGGGTGCGTTCTCGATGGGCGCGGGGACCAACTTCCTGGTCATGCCGTCGGCCGACGTCGCGATCGTCGCACTGTCCAACGCCGCCCCCATCGGGGCCGTCGACGCCCTGACCGGCGAGTTCGCGGACATCGTCCAGTTCGGCGACGTCCGCCATGAGTGGCGCACCCTGTACGGCGACGCCTACGCCGCGATGGCGAAGCCGTCCGGCAGTCTCGTCGGGCAGCAGCCGCCAGCGAATTCGACCCCGGCACAGCCGCTTTCGGCGTACACCGGAACCTACCAGAACGATCTGTACGGACCGGCCGTGGTGCGCGACGACAACGGCAAGCTCGTCCTCGCGATGGGCCCGGGCGGCAAGACCACCCGCGAACTCACCCATTGGGACGGCAACACGTACACGTTCACGCTGCGCAACGAGAACGCCGAACTCGGGTCGATCTCCAAGGTCACCTTCGACAACACCGGTGTGGGCAGTGCGGCGAGCGGATCGGGTCCGGCGAGCTCCCGGATGACGATCGAGTACTACGACGACGAGACGTCCAACGGGGAGTTCGTCCGCCAAGGACCGTGA
- a CDS encoding helix-turn-helix domain-containing protein — MKTAGASAAIAGATERASAHAGLPDEVVRRWYDRMGVADPHGDHLARRIDRVGTAGIAEHAPTMHISEPPGSGARDPDGFSGEFAELSYWRQLSVIGVFAALRTPCTTERTAAHARTDSAPFALICTQITPGDGIIGLDGHDHSYRHPADLLVLDSTVPYRQITHTVADPVGIWVPAELLGSEYGQGRPVIDPVQSSPLARAAGAFIVTLAVHAAVRGADVDVETELAVVDLVRGLAGRPTRATHRPADNGVIVREAALTLIERHFRDPSFSADDIAEALHMSRRNLYRRLAEVGTSPAAMIAEYRTQRARQLLCSDRPPMIEHIAKSAGFSSPATLRRHFHARFGVSPDRFRRDEAAMAQARHPESLQADTRQAVAGSRR; from the coding sequence ATGAAGACGGCCGGTGCATCCGCAGCGATCGCGGGGGCGACCGAACGGGCGAGCGCTCATGCCGGACTACCCGACGAGGTGGTCCGGCGCTGGTACGACCGAATGGGCGTCGCCGACCCCCACGGTGATCATCTCGCGCGTCGTATCGATCGGGTGGGTACGGCAGGCATCGCCGAACACGCGCCGACCATGCACATCTCCGAGCCCCCGGGTTCGGGCGCCCGAGATCCGGACGGGTTCTCCGGTGAGTTCGCCGAGTTGTCCTATTGGCGTCAACTCTCCGTGATCGGCGTGTTCGCGGCGCTGCGCACGCCCTGCACCACCGAGCGCACGGCCGCTCACGCGCGCACGGACTCCGCGCCGTTCGCCCTGATCTGCACCCAGATCACACCGGGCGACGGGATCATCGGCCTCGACGGCCACGACCACAGCTATCGGCACCCGGCGGATCTGCTCGTTCTCGACAGCACAGTCCCGTACCGGCAGATCACGCACACCGTCGCCGATCCCGTCGGCATCTGGGTTCCGGCGGAGTTGCTCGGCAGCGAGTACGGACAGGGCCGCCCCGTCATCGACCCGGTGCAGTCCTCGCCCCTAGCACGGGCCGCGGGCGCGTTCATCGTCACGTTGGCGGTGCATGCGGCGGTTCGCGGGGCCGACGTCGACGTCGAGACCGAACTCGCTGTCGTCGATCTGGTCCGCGGCCTCGCCGGCCGACCCACCAGGGCGACGCACCGCCCCGCCGACAACGGCGTGATCGTTCGCGAGGCCGCTCTCACGTTGATCGAACGCCACTTCCGCGACCCGTCCTTCTCGGCCGACGACATCGCCGAGGCCCTGCACATGAGTCGCCGCAATCTCTACCGTCGCCTGGCCGAGGTGGGCACGTCGCCGGCCGCGATGATCGCCGAATACCGCACGCAGCGGGCGCGCCAACTCCTCTGCAGCGACCGTCCACCGATGATCGAGCACATCGCGAAGTCCGCAGGATTCAGTTCCCCGGCCACCCTCCGGCGTCACTTCCACGCCAGATTCGGCGTGTCCCCGGACCGATTCCGGCGTGACGAGGCGGCGATGGCGCAGGCTCGACACCCCGAGTCCTTACAGGCCGACACCCGACAAGCCGTCGCGGGATCGCGGCGGTGA
- a CDS encoding class I SAM-dependent methyltransferase — MDSIAQQLMRNRVFSQVYEHLWRPVFTRLFSLGGTDTADFDRALTAYLSRPGDRLVLDVACGPGNYTRRIATGLTGDGRCIGIDHSPAMLARAADAAGDRVAYLRADAHALPFRDNTFDTVTCLAALYLIPNPLPVVDELLRVTRPGGEVVIFTSVQTDLTSVPGIRELAGASGYRIFDRHEIVERLNAAGAAHVEQTITGQGQYVIGVKPG, encoded by the coding sequence GTGGACTCGATAGCCCAGCAGTTGATGCGCAATCGGGTGTTCTCGCAAGTGTACGAACATCTCTGGCGCCCGGTCTTCACCCGGTTGTTCAGTCTGGGCGGCACCGACACCGCGGACTTCGACCGCGCGCTGACCGCCTACCTGTCGCGCCCCGGTGACCGGCTGGTGCTCGACGTCGCGTGCGGACCGGGCAATTACACGCGCCGGATCGCGACAGGCCTGACCGGCGACGGCCGCTGCATCGGCATCGACCACTCACCCGCCATGCTCGCCCGCGCGGCCGATGCCGCCGGCGACCGCGTCGCATATCTCCGGGCGGATGCGCATGCACTCCCCTTCCGTGACAATACTTTTGACACGGTCACCTGCCTGGCCGCGTTGTATCTGATCCCGAATCCGCTGCCCGTCGTCGACGAACTGCTCCGGGTGACCAGACCCGGCGGCGAGGTGGTGATCTTCACGTCGGTGCAGACCGACCTGACGTCGGTCCCCGGCATCCGTGAACTCGCCGGCGCCTCGGGCTACCGGATCTTCGATCGGCACGAGATCGTCGAGCGACTCAACGCGGCGGGTGCGGCGCACGTCGAGCAGACCATCACCGGGCAGGGGCAGTACGTCATCGGCGTCAAACCCGGCTGA
- a CDS encoding DNA-3-methyladenine glycosylase family protein yields the protein MAPGELTRDWVPPWPLDIRATVGMLRRGAGDPAFTYGRDGSVWRAVYTPDGPGTLTIRSDGTTISGRAWGPGAPWLLDQMPDLLGARDDPGALTPRDPVVRELVRRSEGLRIGRTDRVWEALVPAILEQKVVGAEAFRAWRYLVRRFGHPAPGPVPDTMRVPPPRDEWPRIPSWEWHRSGIEPVRMRTIRGATAMDVERHPDRLRMLRGVGRWTEAETRSRSVGDPDVVNVGDYHIPKLVGLTLIGEPVDDAGMLRLLEPYAGQRQRIIRMVERHGVRPERHGPRMTVRDYRSW from the coding sequence ATGGCCCCCGGCGAACTCACCCGCGACTGGGTGCCGCCGTGGCCACTCGACATCCGCGCGACGGTCGGGATGCTACGGCGGGGCGCCGGGGACCCGGCATTCACCTACGGGCGTGACGGGTCGGTCTGGCGAGCGGTGTACACCCCGGACGGGCCGGGCACCCTGACCATTCGATCCGACGGGACCACGATCAGCGGCCGTGCGTGGGGTCCCGGCGCCCCCTGGCTGCTCGACCAGATGCCCGACCTGCTGGGCGCCCGCGACGATCCGGGCGCCCTCACTCCGCGCGATCCCGTCGTCCGTGAACTGGTGCGGCGTTCCGAGGGCCTGCGCATCGGTCGAACCGACCGGGTCTGGGAGGCGTTGGTCCCGGCGATCCTCGAGCAGAAGGTCGTGGGGGCGGAGGCTTTTCGGGCCTGGCGATACCTGGTGCGCAGATTCGGTCATCCGGCGCCCGGACCGGTGCCGGACACGATGCGCGTCCCACCACCCCGCGACGAGTGGCCGCGGATCCCGAGCTGGGAATGGCATCGCAGCGGCATCGAGCCGGTCCGGATGCGCACCATCCGGGGCGCGACGGCGATGGATGTGGAGCGACACCCGGACCGACTGCGGATGCTCCGCGGCGTCGGGCGCTGGACCGAGGCCGAGACCCGATCGCGGTCGGTGGGCGATCCCGACGTCGTCAACGTGGGGGACTATCACATCCCGAAACTGGTGGGACTGACGCTGATCGGCGAGCCGGTCGACGATGCAGGCATGCTCCGACTTCTCGAACCGTATGCGGGACAACGTCAACGGATCATCCGAATGGTCGAACGGCACGGTGTGCGCCCGGAACGGCACGGTCCGCGGATGACCGTCCGCGACTACCGGTCCTGGTGA
- a CDS encoding oxidoreductase: protein MTAPDPFTPARLGPLTLRNRLIKCATFEGATPDALVTDDLIEFHREVAAGGVAMSTVAYCAVAPEGRTDRHQIWLRDEAMPGLRRLTDAIHSEGALAAAQLGHAGPVANSVSNRKKALGPSHIPAPMGMSVTRKLDADGITAMLATFRRAARIAVDSGFDGLEIHCGHNYLISCFLSPMLNRRHDGYGGSLVNRARFAREVVEAVRDEVGDKVAVWAKLNMFDGVGTPGPGHGGQLTGFNIDEACAVAQLLESDGHLDAIEPTAGSSLLNPMYLFHGEAPRDEFADAFHGAMRMGLKAIGPMFLKHYPYHDAYLLPLARQLRAAVRMPLILLGGITDRTSMELALSEGFDFVAMGRALLREPDLPLRIQADPSATSRCVHCNLCMPTIYSHTRCPIRAGEVPDPLAAAHT from the coding sequence ATGACCGCCCCCGACCCGTTCACCCCGGCCCGGCTGGGGCCGCTCACCCTGCGCAACCGGCTGATCAAGTGCGCGACCTTCGAGGGTGCGACGCCGGACGCCCTGGTCACCGACGACCTGATCGAGTTCCACCGCGAGGTCGCGGCGGGCGGTGTCGCGATGAGTACGGTCGCCTACTGCGCGGTGGCCCCCGAGGGTCGCACCGACCGGCATCAGATCTGGCTACGCGACGAGGCGATGCCCGGCCTGCGGCGACTCACCGATGCCATCCACTCCGAAGGCGCCCTGGCCGCCGCGCAGCTCGGACACGCAGGTCCGGTGGCGAACTCGGTGTCCAACCGAAAGAAGGCGCTCGGGCCGTCGCACATCCCGGCACCGATGGGCATGTCGGTCACCCGAAAGCTCGACGCCGACGGGATCACGGCGATGCTGGCGACCTTTCGTCGAGCTGCTCGGATCGCGGTCGATTCGGGGTTCGACGGCCTGGAGATCCACTGCGGCCACAACTATCTGATCAGTTGCTTCCTCTCGCCGATGCTCAACCGCCGGCACGACGGCTACGGCGGGTCGCTGGTCAACCGGGCCCGGTTCGCGCGCGAGGTCGTCGAGGCGGTGCGCGACGAGGTGGGCGACAAGGTCGCCGTCTGGGCGAAGCTGAACATGTTCGACGGCGTGGGAACGCCAGGCCCGGGGCACGGCGGGCAACTCACCGGGTTCAACATCGACGAGGCCTGCGCGGTCGCGCAGCTTCTCGAATCCGACGGGCACCTCGACGCGATCGAACCGACGGCCGGCAGCTCGCTCCTCAATCCGATGTACCTGTTCCACGGCGAGGCACCCCGCGACGAGTTCGCCGACGCATTCCACGGGGCGATGCGGATGGGCCTCAAGGCCATCGGACCGATGTTCCTGAAGCACTACCCCTACCACGACGCCTACCTGCTGCCGTTGGCCCGGCAACTGCGCGCGGCGGTACGGATGCCGCTGATCCTGTTGGGCGGCATCACCGATCGCACCTCGATGGAACTTGCGCTGTCGGAGGGTTTCGATTTCGTGGCGATGGGCCGGGCCCTGTTGCGCGAACCCGATCTCCCGCTGCGTATCCAGGCCGACCCGTCCGCGACATCACGGTGCGTCCACTGCAACCTCTGCATGCCGACCATCTACAGCCACACCCGCTGTCCGATCCGGGCCGGAGAAGTGCCGGACCCGCTGGCCGCCGCCCATACCTGA
- a CDS encoding maleylpyruvate isomerase family mycothiol-dependent enzyme, whose product MRSEKANVWPVVHAERARLVDDLERVPVDAWTTPSLCPGWDVHDVVAHLIDSATTSRLGFVRRMIAARFDFDKDNESGIRRCRRADPTDTLAALRAVIDLTSTPPAAPATRLVEAFVHGEDIRRPLRIRADHPPAAVARALAYQASTSVRMGGGRERVDGLRLVASDTDVTLGSGVAVSGRAIDLLLAVSGRPVSATAVDGPGASLLRAGQNI is encoded by the coding sequence ATGCGCAGCGAGAAAGCGAATGTGTGGCCCGTCGTGCATGCCGAGCGAGCCCGGCTGGTCGACGATCTGGAGCGGGTGCCGGTCGATGCATGGACGACGCCATCGCTGTGCCCGGGGTGGGATGTGCACGACGTCGTGGCACATCTCATCGACTCGGCGACGACGTCGCGCCTCGGGTTCGTGCGGCGGATGATCGCTGCGCGATTCGATTTCGACAAGGACAACGAGTCCGGTATCCGGCGATGCCGGCGGGCCGACCCGACGGACACGCTGGCGGCACTGCGGGCGGTCATCGATCTCACCAGCACACCGCCGGCGGCTCCGGCGACTCGCCTGGTGGAGGCGTTCGTCCACGGGGAGGACATCCGACGGCCGCTGCGAATCCGGGCGGACCATCCGCCGGCCGCGGTGGCACGGGCGCTGGCCTATCAGGCGTCGACCTCGGTGCGTATGGGTGGCGGACGGGAACGGGTCGACGGGCTACGACTGGTCGCCTCCGACACCGACGTCACCCTCGGATCCGGTGTGGCGGTCAGCGGGCGGGCGATCGACCTGCTCCTGGCGGTGTCCGGCCGCCCGGTCTCCGCAACGGCCGTCGACGGTCCGGGTGCGTCGTTGTTGCGTGCGGGTCAGAACATCTGA
- a CDS encoding carboxymuconolactone decarboxylase family protein: protein MSTPRVAPGGFLELGPINWLFARGAARAIGVQDAHIFSTLGRAKGLFRAWLHFGARLMPFGALSRKESEMIIIRTAHLRDCQYELDHHRRLGRRAGITDAIADRILEGPDAGFGDRERSLLLATDELVTTKDISDETWAALRRHLDDAKLIAFVLLVGQYDMLATTIGTLRVQRDTRI from the coding sequence TCGGTCCGATCAACTGGCTGTTCGCGCGCGGCGCCGCCCGCGCGATCGGCGTGCAGGATGCGCACATCTTCTCCACCCTCGGCCGGGCCAAGGGCCTGTTCCGCGCGTGGCTGCACTTCGGCGCACGGCTGATGCCCTTCGGGGCGCTGTCGCGCAAGGAATCCGAGATGATCATCATCCGCACGGCGCACCTGCGTGACTGCCAGTACGAACTCGACCATCACCGACGACTCGGCAGACGGGCCGGCATCACCGATGCGATCGCCGATCGGATCCTCGAGGGACCCGATGCGGGCTTCGGCGACCGCGAACGTTCACTGCTGCTCGCCACCGACGAATTGGTGACCACCAAGGACATCTCCGACGAGACCTGGGCGGCACTTCGACGCCACCTCGACGACGCCAAACTGATCGCGTTCGTCCTCCTCGTCGGACAGTACGACATGCTCGCCACGACCATCGGGACACTTCGGGTGCAGCGGGACACCCGGATCTGA
- a CDS encoding TetR family transcriptional regulator — protein MPSSPSTRATSTRAALLAAAESLFLADGFDQVSVRAICAAANANPAAVHYHFGSKDRLAVELIEDRLGPLWADPLDRFDPDAFDIRARPDAREPRLDGVAELVGLVLAPFVDIQEDPVGRLHLRLLSRFVLSHPQATWTRPWFQLDRWSRVLSRLVDDLPEADARRRWGLAFQLILTQFGNEPPLSGAAVTALADFVVAGLCAPIRPAAPQENR, from the coding sequence ATGCCCTCGTCACCGTCGACCCGCGCGACATCGACCCGCGCGGCGCTGCTGGCCGCGGCCGAGTCGTTGTTCCTCGCCGACGGCTTCGACCAGGTGTCGGTACGCGCGATCTGCGCCGCGGCGAACGCCAATCCGGCGGCGGTGCACTATCACTTCGGATCCAAGGACCGACTCGCCGTCGAGCTCATCGAGGACCGCCTCGGCCCGCTCTGGGCGGATCCGCTCGACCGGTTCGATCCCGACGCCTTCGACATCCGTGCCCGACCCGATGCCCGCGAACCCCGCCTCGACGGTGTCGCCGAACTCGTCGGACTGGTGCTCGCACCCTTCGTCGACATCCAGGAGGACCCGGTCGGGCGCCTTCACCTGCGACTGCTGTCGAGGTTCGTCCTGTCGCATCCACAGGCGACCTGGACCCGACCGTGGTTTCAGCTCGACAGGTGGTCACGGGTGTTGAGCCGCCTCGTGGACGACCTGCCCGAAGCCGACGCCCGCCGCCGCTGGGGACTGGCATTCCAACTGATCCTGACGCAGTTCGGCAACGAGCCGCCACTGTCGGGGGCCGCGGTCACCGCGCTCGCCGACTTCGTCGTCGCCGGCCTCTGCGCTCCAATCCGACCGGCTGCACCCCAGGAGAACCGATGA
- a CDS encoding AraC family transcriptional regulator, with translation MKRASYTRDGIDHDTLARWRSSIGADDDPGPSAATPMELRGRTGLAAYGAAFSRVTVDDPDAFHAIIYHRPLSVLSAHCELSTPRTTERTDAIIRAQPAPIIMVGTHRLEGRLRVRQGDVEREYGEGQLVVMSIESAFVDECPSVCDTALLLVPAEVLRHELAEADAAFLPTAADSLLARATATFIRRFVCDAAVRGLPITPADELAVVGLIRAAIGHHTQDAYQMENNALFVLEAARDLIDERYADPDFTADAIAEALQISRRHLYRHFADTGESPATMITSRRLAQARTLLELEEPLGLDTVAHASGFASAATLRNRFRAEFGMTPGAFRATVRSADDEEAG, from the coding sequence GTGAAGCGGGCGTCCTATACCCGCGACGGTATCGACCACGACACCCTCGCGCGGTGGCGCAGTTCGATCGGCGCCGACGACGACCCCGGCCCGTCGGCGGCGACGCCCATGGAACTCCGCGGCCGAACCGGCCTCGCCGCCTACGGGGCCGCGTTCTCCCGGGTGACTGTCGACGATCCGGATGCGTTCCACGCCATCATCTATCACCGTCCGCTGTCTGTGCTCTCGGCCCACTGCGAGCTGTCCACGCCGCGGACGACCGAGCGCACCGACGCGATCATCCGGGCCCAGCCCGCGCCGATCATCATGGTCGGCACGCACCGTCTCGAGGGACGTCTACGGGTCAGACAGGGCGACGTCGAGCGCGAGTACGGCGAGGGGCAACTGGTCGTGATGAGCATCGAGAGTGCTTTCGTCGACGAGTGTCCCAGCGTCTGCGACACGGCGCTGCTACTCGTGCCGGCCGAGGTGCTCCGCCACGAACTCGCCGAGGCCGATGCGGCATTCCTGCCGACCGCCGCGGACTCGCTGTTGGCGCGGGCCACCGCCACGTTCATCCGGCGCTTCGTGTGCGATGCCGCGGTCCGTGGACTCCCGATCACCCCGGCCGACGAACTCGCGGTCGTGGGTCTCATCCGTGCGGCGATCGGGCATCACACGCAGGACGCGTACCAGATGGAGAACAACGCCCTGTTCGTCCTCGAGGCCGCGCGCGATCTGATCGACGAGCGTTATGCCGACCCCGACTTCACCGCCGACGCCATCGCGGAGGCACTGCAGATCAGTCGCCGACATCTCTACCGCCACTTCGCCGACACCGGGGAGTCGCCGGCGACCATGATCACCTCGCGACGCCTCGCGCAGGCCCGCACACTGCTGGAACTCGAGGAGCCGCTCGGTCTGGACACGGTGGCGCACGCCTCGGGTTTCGCGTCCGCGGCGACCCTGCGCAACCGGTTTCGCGCGGAGTTCGGCATGACCCCCGGCGCGTTCCGCGCCACGGTCCGATCGGCCGACGACGAAGAAGCGGGCTGA
- the lpdA gene encoding dihydrolipoyl dehydrogenase, translating into MAEHFQTVVLGAGPGGYVAAIRSAQLGMKTAVIEEKYWGGVCLNVGCIPSKALLRNAELAHIFNHQAKTFGMSGDVSFDFGAAFDRSRKVSDGIVKGVHFLMKKNKITEIDGYGKFKDAKTIVVGDREITFDNVIINTGSTVKLLPGVELSENVVTYETQILTRELPKSIVIVGAGAIGMEFGYVLANYGVDVTIVEFLDRVLPNEDADASKAIAKEYKKLGVKVLTSTKVQTVKDNGDSVTVSYKDAKDNDGEITVDKVLMSVGFAPRVEGFGLENTGVELTDRGAIAIDDFMRTNVDNIYAIGDVTAKLMLAHVAEAQGVVAAEVMAGAETMTLGDYRFMPRATFCQPQVASFGLTEAQAKDEGYNVKATTFPFSANGKAQGLGETAGFAKLLTNADTDELLGGHLVGDNVSEMLPEMTLAHKWDLTAKELARNVHTHPTLSEALQETFHGAIGHMINL; encoded by the coding sequence GTGGCTGAACACTTTCAAACAGTTGTATTGGGTGCCGGTCCTGGTGGGTACGTGGCCGCGATCCGGTCCGCCCAGCTGGGCATGAAAACCGCCGTCATCGAAGAGAAGTATTGGGGCGGTGTCTGTCTCAACGTCGGATGTATCCCATCCAAGGCGCTTCTGCGGAACGCCGAGCTGGCGCACATCTTCAACCACCAGGCGAAGACCTTCGGTATGTCCGGAGATGTCTCGTTCGACTTCGGTGCGGCGTTCGACCGCAGCCGCAAGGTCTCGGACGGGATCGTCAAGGGCGTCCACTTCCTGATGAAGAAGAACAAGATCACCGAGATCGACGGGTACGGGAAGTTCAAGGACGCGAAGACCATCGTCGTGGGGGATCGCGAGATCACCTTCGACAACGTCATCATCAACACCGGCTCCACCGTCAAGCTGCTGCCCGGCGTCGAGCTGTCGGAGAACGTCGTCACCTACGAGACCCAGATCCTCACCCGTGAGCTGCCGAAGTCGATCGTGATCGTCGGTGCCGGCGCCATCGGCATGGAGTTCGGTTACGTCCTCGCCAACTACGGCGTCGACGTCACCATCGTCGAGTTCCTCGACCGCGTGCTGCCCAACGAGGACGCCGACGCGTCCAAGGCCATCGCGAAGGAATACAAGAAACTCGGAGTCAAGGTCCTCACCTCCACCAAGGTGCAGACCGTCAAGGACAACGGGGACAGCGTCACCGTCAGCTACAAAGACGCCAAGGACAACGACGGCGAGATCACCGTCGACAAGGTGCTCATGTCTGTCGGCTTCGCCCCGCGCGTGGAGGGCTTCGGCCTCGAGAACACCGGCGTCGAGCTGACCGACCGCGGCGCGATCGCCATCGACGACTTCATGCGGACCAACGTCGACAACATCTACGCCATCGGCGACGTCACCGCGAAGCTGATGCTCGCGCACGTCGCGGAGGCGCAGGGTGTGGTGGCGGCCGAGGTCATGGCCGGCGCCGAGACGATGACGCTGGGTGACTACCGGTTCATGCCGCGCGCCACCTTCTGCCAGCCGCAGGTCGCGTCGTTCGGGCTGACCGAGGCGCAGGCCAAGGACGAGGGCTACAACGTGAAGGCGACGACGTTCCCCTTCAGCGCCAACGGCAAGGCCCAGGGCCTCGGCGAGACCGCCGGGTTCGCCAAGCTCCTGACCAACGCGGACACCGACGAACTGCTCGGCGGACACCTCGTCGGCGACAACGTCTCCGAGATGCTCCCGGAGATGACCTTGGCCCACAAGTGGGACCTCACCGCCAAGGAACTGGCCCGCAACGTGCACACCCACCCGACGCTGTCGGAAGCACTCCAGGAGACGTTCCACGGCGCGATCGGGCACATGATCAACCTGTAG